The Culex quinquefasciatus strain JHB chromosome 2, VPISU_Cqui_1.0_pri_paternal, whole genome shotgun sequence genome contains the following window.
taaagaTCGAAAAATACAGGGTGTACTTACTCGAGTTTTCGTTGAAGCCGATCGATGGTGTCCCTCATGCCGGATTTGCTCGCCTTCAGGTTACCCAGCTCGGTCTCCACCGTGAACAGCTTCTCCGTTTTTTTGTCCAGTTCGATCTGCAAAAAAGCGACCATAAACATCCTTCTCAAAAAACCGTAGTCTTGATCATCCTACCAGCAACTTATCCTTCTCGCGCTGCAGCGCCGCATTCGAAGCCTTCAGCACGCTAACATCGCCGCGCAGCTTGCCAATGTCCTTGTTGGCGCAATCGATCGTCCCGTCGACCTGGTTCAGCTTGGCCTCGGCACTGCCCAACTGGCTTTCGTAGCACATCAGCCGGTCCTGGTGCTGCGTCAGCGCTCGTTCCGTTTGCTCCTGCAGAATCTTCAGCTGCGAGTGCGCCACTCGCAACTTGCTAAAGTGACTCTCGACGTCCTTCAGCCGCTCCTGCAGGTCTCGGTTCTCCTCGCGCAAAAGATGCACCGTCGTTTGGGACGAACTCTGGCCGCACAGCAGATCGCGCTTCTCCGCCTCGAGCTTCGCAATCTGACCGCTGTATCCGATGATCGTCTCCTCGTGCTTGGTCTGCTCATCGATTTGGCTTTTGGTTGCCAACTTAAGCTTGTTCCTCAACGAGTCACGCTCAATTTCCAACTGCTGAGCTTCCCGCTTAGCTGCGTCACGCTCTCGCTCGACCCGGTGGAACGCGGCCTGCACCGAAAGCGACGTCTGCCCAGAGCCGGTAGAATCCGCCGTTCGCAACCGTCCCGTGTTCGAACTCGTACTTGCCTTCTTCTGCAGACACAACTCACTTTCCAACTGTGTGATTCGCAAGTCCTTCTCCGTATTTTCACCCCTCAACTTGGCTATGCTATCACGCAGCCGTTTCGACTCTCCACAGCAGCGATCACGTTCTTCCTGAACCTCCCTCAAACGATCCTCCAAGCCAGCAAGCTTCTCTTTCAACTCACCCAAATCCGCACCCTCACCAGCAACATTTTCAGCCCCAAACGCAATCTGGCTCGACAACTTAACCTTCAACTTGGAGTACTTTGCCTTAACCTTTTCGTAGTCACACAGCAACGCATGCTCTCGCTGCTTCAGCTCGTTCAGCTGTTTGTACAGGGCACGCTTCTCCTCGTTCGCTTGCTTCAACGCGTTCTGCAGCGTCGAATCTAGCGAGCACGCCGAAGCCGACGAACTGATCGGTGTAAAACCCCCAGAACTCTTAACCTCCAGTATCGTCTCCAGCTCCTTAATCCTCATGCTGGACTGCTGCAGCCGAATCTGCAAGTCCGAGTTTACCCGCTCCTTGTCCAGAATGTTCAAATTCGCCTCCGACTCCACGCTCAGCGCCACGTTTTCAATTTCCTTCAGCTCGTGCTCCAGCTGACGGTTGCGTTCGGACAGCTTTTGGAGCTTTTTGCTCGCACTTTCCTGGCTGGCCATCGCCTCCGACAGTTTGTTCTGCATGGCCAGCTTTTCCTCCTGCAGCTTGCCAACGTCCTCGTTCAGCGTGTTGACACTCCGGTAGCAGCAGTCCTTGGCCAGCGCCGCGGCGGGACGACCCCCGGCAAATAGGGCGCCCAGGCGCTGGATCTCGCGATCGCGGTACTCGATCTGGAAATAGATAGTGAAAATTACTctcattatttttcaatcttattAGAACCTGAATAAATGTTATGACCGTCGTGTTTGCCTTATTAGCTCTCATTACGTGTCATAAAGCTATAGTTTTGATAACAATCATAAAGTTTATCGTATGCTTGTCAATGTTGCAAGTAATGCAAGCGAACGTGATAAGCTGATTTGCAAACAGTGATAACAAAAATCCTGACGGACTTCAAATTTTCCAACAAATTATCAAATGATTTGAATGCACAATTCAACCAAATAAACTGATAAGACCTCATTTTTTTCGACTCCGAAATAAAAACCACCTCTCTGCCACTTGGTAACGGGCTGCCAAGGTTGCGTCCAAATTaagattttggaaatatttgataaaataaaaacaatcaatcaATGCAATAAGTATAAAACCAAACAAAGACCGATGCACTGACGTAATCTTCAGCAGACGAAGATAACAAAAAATTGCACGAAAATCAGTATCTGGCCGAATTCGCACAACTCGTGGTTACATTTTGCCAAAGACGTTCAGTATCTCAATCGAAGCAGGATGTTTCACTTCAATCAGCTGAACAGAAGCGAGGTGGA
Protein-coding sequences here:
- the LOC6052916 gene encoding centrosomal protein of 135 kDa isoform X2, which translates into the protein MDIDTLHADLRKRLDILGFNHPLPLGAIGIVSAILSDLIKTSEKLKSSKQQIEQLMQEKVAWELGVEPYKCDNSRLLSEVNGLHLELVKQRDKFVLANTELKCRVRVLQTDKKQLDERCLQAEAKIRELLHSADSKSRKNGVNMQRKPFVSTVRAGYYQPPKCCDAQAQDSKCHCPCNQPRKTDVLHEIERLQAETKNQEEVIDAYKKQIEYRDREIQRLGALFAGGRPAAALAKDCCYRSVNTLNEDVGKLQEEKLAMQNKLSEAMASQESASKKLQKLSERNRQLEHELKEIENVALSVESEANLNILDKERVNSDLQIRLQQSSMRIKELETILEVKSSGGFTPISSSASACSLDSTLQNALKQANEEKRALYKQLNELKQREHALLCDYEKVKAKYSKLKVKLSSQIAFGAENVAGEGADLGELKEKLAGLEDRLREVQEERDRCCGESKRLRDSIAKLRGENTEKDLRITQLESELCLQKKASTSSNTGRLRTADSTGSGQTSLSVQAAFHRVERERDAAKREAQQLEIERDSLRNKLKLATKSQIDEQTKHEETIIGYSGQIAKLEAEKRDLLCGQSSSQTTVHLLREENRDLQERLKDVESHFSKLRVAHSQLKILQEQTERALTQHQDRLMCYESQLGSAEAKLNQVDGTIDCANKDIGKLRGDVSVLKASNAALQREKDKLLIELDKKTEKLFTVETELGNLKASKSGMRDTIDRLQRKLENASTDNIQKESTLRSVSTETDTLRKQVATLKRSHDNAVAENGRLSNDLGDVGSELTLTKRKLADCQQEVERMKSQLREYVQEIQRAEELLCVKEREREEMLEHYKSLSEGVNMLEVSNQTLEVESAEAKWYKYSRRR